In Methanosarcinales archaeon, one genomic interval encodes:
- the nikC gene encoding nickel ABC transporter permease subunit NikC has product MLIYSEFKRNKPAMLGIVIILFFASIAVFAPYAAPHDPLELNLEERLLSPTAEHPMGTDNLGRDVLSRVIYGTRVSLSMSAAVVTIIMVLGITIGTAAGYFGGVLDDVIMRGVDVLLAFPSTILALVIAGLLGPSLTNVMIALGAIWWVGYSRIVRGSVLSIKEKEFVEAARAMGCGDAYIVRRHILPNVLSPVIVLATLDMGHIILSIAALSFLGLGAQPPVPEWGTMLNEGKPFMESASHLMIFPGLMIMIAVLAFNFIGDGLRDALDPRMKEVMIK; this is encoded by the coding sequence ATGTTAATTTATTCAGAATTTAAAAGAAACAAACCTGCAATGTTAGGAATAGTTATCATTCTATTTTTTGCATCAATTGCTGTATTTGCCCCTTATGCCGCTCCTCATGATCCTCTTGAATTGAATCTGGAAGAACGGTTACTCTCGCCCACTGCAGAACATCCAATGGGAACCGATAACCTTGGAAGAGACGTTCTGAGCAGAGTTATATACGGAACAAGGGTTTCATTGAGCATGTCAGCAGCCGTCGTAACAATAATTATGGTTCTTGGCATTACCATAGGCACTGCTGCAGGCTATTTTGGCGGCGTCCTTGATGATGTGATAATGCGTGGGGTTGATGTACTGCTAGCATTCCCGAGTACAATTCTTGCACTTGTTATTGCCGGTCTTCTTGGTCCCTCACTGACAAATGTGATGATTGCTCTTGGTGCAATCTGGTGGGTGGGTTATTCAAGGATAGTAAGAGGCTCAGTATTATCGATAAAAGAAAAAGAGTTTGTTGAAGCTGCGAGAGCAATGGGATGCGGCGATGCCTATATCGTCAGACGCCACATACTGCCTAATGTTCTATCGCCTGTAATAGTTCTTGCAACACTGGATATGGGTCATATCATACTTTCAATTGCAGCACTGAGTTTTCTCGGGCTGGGTGCACAACCGCCGGTACCGGAGTGGGGAACAATGCTCAATGAAGGAAAACCATTCATGGAATCAGCGTCGCATCTGATGATCTTTCCCGGATTGATGATCATGATCGCAGTACTGGCTTTCAATTTCATAGGAGATGGCTTGCGGGATGCACTTGATCCAAGGATGAAGGAAGTGATGATAAAATGA
- a CDS encoding ABC transporter ATP-binding protein: MTLLSIQNLKAHFHTEDGAVRAVNGVDLDIEEGEKLGLIGETGCGKTVLGLAILRLLSENTTVEGRILYKDKNLLTMSDHEIRKIRGKEIAMIFQNPLSSMNPVLTVGTQVAEPVELHQHLKKRDVKQKVIGMLKSVKISSPHERVNEYPHEFSGGMRQRAMIAMGLICMPSLIIADEPTTGLDVTIQAQIVELMRELLIDSGTSMLLITHDLAVAAELCDYIAVMYPGEIVEYGSVRDLFNNPKHPYTRGFLNSLPVRGLKPMAGTSPSLINLPAGCKFHPRCSLATEKCKNKRPELIKVGKKHYVRCFLYD; encoded by the coding sequence ATGACATTATTAAGCATACAAAATCTAAAAGCCCATTTCCACACTGAAGACGGTGCAGTAAGAGCAGTAAATGGTGTTGACTTAGATATCGAAGAGGGGGAAAAGCTGGGTTTGATCGGAGAGACCGGATGTGGTAAGACTGTACTGGGTCTTGCGATCCTGCGCCTGCTTTCTGAGAACACTACAGTTGAAGGCAGAATCCTCTATAAGGATAAGAATCTTTTAACGATGAGTGATCACGAGATCCGGAAAATAAGAGGAAAAGAGATTGCCATGATCTTTCAAAATCCGCTGTCTTCGATGAATCCGGTTCTTACGGTGGGGACACAGGTTGCTGAACCTGTAGAATTACATCAGCATCTGAAAAAGCGAGATGTGAAGCAAAAGGTCATCGGGATGTTAAAATCAGTGAAAATATCATCACCCCATGAACGAGTGAATGAATACCCTCATGAGTTCAGCGGTGGGATGAGGCAGAGAGCGATGATAGCGATGGGACTTATCTGCATGCCGTCGCTTATCATCGCGGATGAGCCGACCACAGGGCTGGACGTCACAATACAGGCGCAGATAGTGGAATTGATGAGGGAGTTATTAATAGACTCCGGGACTTCTATGCTGCTTATCACTCACGATCTCGCTGTAGCAGCCGAGCTATGTGATTATATTGCTGTGATGTATCCGGGCGAAATTGTAGAATATGGAAGTGTCAGGGATCTGTTCAATAATCCCAAACACCCGTATACCAGGGGTTTTCTTAATTCTCTTCCTGTCAGGGGATTAAAACCGATGGCAGGTACCAGCCCGAGTTTGATAAATCTCCCCGCCGGATGCAAGTTCCATCCGAGATGTTCACTGGCGACTGAGAAATGCAAGAATAAAAGGCCTGAACTAATAAAAGTTGGAAAAAAGCATTATGTGAGGTGTTTTTTATATGATTGA
- a CDS encoding ATP-binding cassette domain-containing protein translates to MIEVSGLKKYFSTGLFGKKYIRAVDGVDFEIEKGESLGLVGESGCGKTTVGRLILRLIEPTEGKMIIDNINLFELNKKDMRKIRRKMQIIFQNPDASLNPRMRIGECIAEPLKLYKIVSKERMNDKILELIETVGLNPEHVNRYPHELSGGQNQRAVIARILAINPEFIVADEPTSALDVNVQAQILNILRDVKEKFGLTCLFISHDLEVIKIMTDRVAVMYLGKLVEIGKTDEIFNDAKHPYTKALLSAIPVADPDAKLKRILLKGDMPNPMNPSIGCRFHTRCQYSERICKIEEPPLIGNGHKVACHLQ, encoded by the coding sequence ATGATTGAAGTGAGTGGTTTAAAAAAATATTTTTCAACCGGGTTGTTTGGAAAAAAGTACATCAGAGCCGTAGATGGTGTGGACTTTGAGATTGAAAAGGGGGAGTCTCTCGGTCTGGTCGGTGAGAGCGGATGCGGAAAAACGACTGTTGGCAGGTTGATCCTGCGGCTTATTGAGCCTACTGAGGGGAAGATGATTATTGACAATATTAATTTATTTGAATTGAACAAAAAAGATATGAGAAAAATCCGGCGGAAGATGCAGATCATATTCCAGAACCCAGATGCATCTCTCAATCCGAGAATGCGGATTGGGGAATGCATCGCGGAGCCTCTGAAACTGTATAAGATCGTAAGTAAGGAAAGAATGAATGATAAAATCCTGGAACTGATAGAAACAGTAGGGCTAAATCCCGAACATGTAAATCGTTATCCTCATGAACTCAGTGGAGGGCAGAACCAGCGCGCTGTGATTGCAAGAATCCTGGCAATTAATCCTGAGTTTATCGTTGCTGATGAGCCGACTTCGGCGCTGGATGTAAATGTCCAGGCGCAAATACTTAATATATTAAGAGATGTGAAAGAAAAATTCGGCCTGACATGTCTGTTTATCTCTCATGATCTGGAGGTGATAAAGATAATGACTGACCGGGTCGCTGTGATGTATCTCGGGAAACTGGTTGAAATTGGAAAAACAGACGAGATTTTTAACGATGCGAAGCATCCATATACAAAAGCATTATTATCTGCCATACCTGTGGCTGACCCTGACGCCAAACTAAAGCGGATACTGCTGAAAGGTGATATGCCAAATCCGATGAATCCATCGATAGGATGCAGGTTTCATACCAGATGCCAGTACAGCGAGAGGATATGCAAGATAGAGGAGCCTCCCCTGATTGGAAATGGTCACAAGGTGGCATGTCATTTGCAATGA